The Sporosarcina ureae genomic sequence GACATTCCTAATTCAACACTGGTTAGGTTTCTGGGGAATGCCACGTCGTGTTTGGACGTTTATGGACGGACAAGGCTGGAACATTGCAAACATGGTAAGTACAATCGGTGCGCTATTAATGGCAATTGGTTTTACAGTCATGGTAATCAATATCATTATGACAACTGTTAAAAATGAGCGCGTTGGAAATGATCCTTGGGGCGACGGACGTACACTTGAGTGGGCGATTCCATCACCACCACCTTTCTATAACTTCCCTGCAACTCCATTAGTCCGTGGTTTGGATACTCTATGGATTGAGAAGATGGAAGGTAGTAAGGAAATGATTACACCAGCTGAACCTATTACAGACATTCATATGCCACACGGTTCAATTATCCCAATGTTGATGACTCTTGGATTATTCATCGCTGGATTCGGTGCGATGTTCCAACAGGAAACTTCGTGGGGACTGGGAGTATTGATCTTTGGTCTTGCTTTCACGTTCGTTGCAATGGCTACACGTTCATTGAAAGATGACCTTGGTTACTATGTAACGAAAGAGCAAATCTTGCAGGATCAAGAAAATATTAAAAGGGGGCGTAACTAATGGATTTGAATACAAAATTCACCCCTGAAACATGGCCAGCTCATCCTGAGAGAGCGACTATGGAAGCTAAAAATAAATTCGTTGGTTTCTGGCTATTCCTTGGCGGAGAGACAATTCTCTTCGCTACGTTGTTCGCAACGTATATGGCTTTGAAAAACAAAGGTCCGAGCGGCTTTGGTTTCACAACGCAAGAACTATACACATTGCCGTTAGTATTTGTAATGACAATGCTTCTTTTAACATCTTCACTAACAAGTGTGTACGCAATGTACCATCTGAAGAGTTTCAATTTCAAAAAGATGCAGCTATGGTTAGGTATAACAGCATTATTAGGACTTGGATTCTTGATGTTAGAAGTGTATGAGTTTTCTCATTACGTTCAATTAGGATTTACGTTCAGTAATAGTGCGTTCAGTTCCGCTTTCTATACATTAGTAGGAACACACGGATTCCACGTTGCAATTGGTTTAGTATGGATCACGTTGTTGATCTTCCGTAACTCAAAGCGTGGACTGAACTTGTATAACGCTACTAAGTATTATACATTTTCTCTTTACTGGCACTTCATTGACGTAGTTTGGGTATTCATCTTTACTGTAGTCTACTTGATGGGAGTGATCGGTTGATGTCAGAAGTTCAAATGATTAAAAGATCTCCTGCTGAACAGTCGCTATCTCAACGTCGAGCAAAAGAAGCAATGCGCAGCCAAGTTGCGATGTTTTCTCTGATGATTTTCTTAACACTTGTATCATTTTCTATGGTGTTTGCTCATCTAAATGACGTTCCTGGTTTCTCAAAATTCTTTATTATTCCAACTCTATTCCTCTTTGCAGCTGTACAAGTTGGTCTTCAACTTTATTACTTCATGCATATGAATGAAAAAGGACATGGCATTCCACAAATGTTTATGTTTACAGGTGCAATGTTAGGATTTTTGCTCCCACTTACATTTGTAACGATCGTTTGGTGGTAAGCAATAGAAAGAGCTTATGGATTCTTCCATAAGCTCTTTTTCTATTCGCTTTTAGATGAAATTGTCAAAGTTCGTACATTGAGTTATGAACCGTATGCTCGTATAATAGGCATAGGAAAGAACTTCGTCGACTTTGTGCTGTGATCGAATATGTATTGTAAATAACTCAGCATTACACACAGAATAGATTTAGCGGATTAATTATTAAAGGAGAGTGATTGTTTTGCCGTTAAGTATTTTTGGTTTTAGGGCTTTGTGGAGTCCTTATTTCTTAATAGCCATTGCACTTGGAATCGTTCTATATTATCTCGTAACAGTTAAATGGCGGGATCGGTTTGAGGGGTCACAACCGTTAACGAAAACGCAAGCCGTGTATTTTTTGACTTCCATGGTGTTACTGTATATTGTCAAAGGTTCACCCATGGATTTAATAGGTCATATCTTATTTTCTGTCCATATGGCTCAAATGGCTATATTGCTGTTGATTGTAGCACCGTTCTTCATAATCGGTATACCCAACTGGGTATGGGAAAGACTATTATCATTCACGATTTTCAAGAAAATATTTATGCTATTGACTAAACCGCTCGTTAGTTTGTTGTTGTTTACTTTTATGTTCTCGATGTATCATTATCCACTCATTCTGGATCAGGTGAAGTTAAGTTTACCATTACACACTATTTTCACCATCACCCTTTTCTTCTCTGCTATTTGTCTCTGGTGGCCAGTAGTGAATACCGTAAAAGGACAGCCACAACTTCACGGTTTGAAAAAGATTGGGTATGTAATATTAAGTGCATTGCTCATTACACCTGCTTGTTCGTTAATTATCTTCGTGGACGTACCTGTATACGAAACATACAGCAGTGGTGAAGCGTGGCTACAGGCTATGGCACTTTGTGTGCCAAGCGGAACGTTAGCAGGTCTGTCAGGTCTTGGCATTTCCGGACCTGAACTATTCACAAATATGCCTACACTGTATGATCAGCAATTAGGTGGAATATTGATGAAAGTTATCCAAGAAATCGTCTATGTTGTTATTATTGGTCGCATTTTCTTAAGCTGGTCACAGTATGAAAAAGATAATGCGGATGAAATTACAAGGCAAGATTTACTCGAACGTCATAACTTAACTATGCATGGCTGATTGAGAAAAAAGGAGTTAGCAAAGGATGGGACTACCACTATTACCGACCATTAGTACAATTTTCATCATCTTCTCTGCTATTCTGGTCGCGATTGGTTGGAATTTAATACGGCAAAGAAAAATAGAAGCACACAAAAAAACCATGATCGCGGCAGCTGTGTTTGCAGTATTATTTTTAATCATTTATATCTCTAGAACAGTATTGATAGGAAACACGGCTTTTGGTGGACCAGATGAGTTAAAAACTTATTATACAGTGTTTTTAATTTTCCACATTATATTAGCAACGACAGGGGCCGTATTAGGAGTCATTACGATCAATGCGGGCTTGAAGAACAATCTTGTACGCCATCGTAAAATCGGCCCTGTTGCGAGTGTTATCTGGTTCTTCACAGCCATTACAGGAGTCGCTGTGTACTTGCTACTGTATGTTTTTTATAAAGGTGGAGAAACTACTTCGGTATTTAAAGCGATTCTTGGTATTTAATATTTCATTTAAAACTGAAGCTTGACCATAGTTCTATGGTTAGGCTTCAGTTTTTTTATAGATAGCGAATGCACTGCGCATACTATAATACAAAAGGGATATCTCCATGGAGATATCCCTTTTGTATTATATCTTGAAATTCAGTTTGATGATGCCGGCTTCTCTAGCTGTATTAAAGAGTATGACGAGCAATGGTCCGATGAAGAAACCGAGGATGCCGAAAAGTTTCAACCCGATGAACATCGCAATCAAAGTAGGTAATGGAGACAAACCGATTTGGGAACCCATTACTTTTGGTTCGATAGTTCTTCTGATAACTAAAAGTATTACAGCTAATATCGCTAATTTTGTACCCATTGCGATATCGCCTGAAATATATTGATAGATCGACCAAGGCGCGAGAATAATAATAGAGCCTAGTATCGGGATGACATCAATAATCCATATTACCAACGCCATCACTACTGCATATTTAGGTATGATCATCAATAAGCCGATAAAGGAAACGACTAGAATAATTAAACTGACAAGCAATTGAGCTTTGACGAACCCTACTACCACAAAACGTAATCTGTTCATCATATAGTGTACTTTTTCCGCAGTGGCTTCTGTTAAATGAAAATAAAAAGTTTTTTTCAAGTTTGGTAATTCCAACATGAACAAAAATAATGCGATCATGAACACAATAAAGCTAACAAGGAAATTGGGTATGTCCGAAATTAAAGCTAAAATGCGATCATAACTAAAAAGTGTAATGATTGAAATTCGAATGGATTCGATAATTTCATTGAATTCGTTCTCTAGCATAGCCAAAATATCTTCGGGCATGCCTACCGTGTACTGAAATAGCTTGCTTTGAGTGTCAATCCATACACTGGAAAGAGAATTTAAGTAATTCGGAATCTCTTTTGTAAAATGAACTATTTTTCCGATGAGTGTAGTGACGGTATAGAAAAGGACAAGTACAATGATTCCAACAAATACGATAAAATTCACAATGACAGAAACTTTACGCTTCCATTTAAATCGTATTTCTACCCATTTAACAAGAGGATCTAAGAAAAGCGCCGTTAGCAAAGCCAAAATAATAGGGATGGAAACGGGTAAAATGAAGAATATAATAACCAATAGTACAATGACACTGAATGCAATCATGATATTTCTTTTTGTGAGCAATTTCAAAAGTGATCGTCCTCCACGTAGATACTGTTTTTATTATAACCAAATTAGTGGAGTAATAGTAGAAAAAGCCGAAGAACATTTAGCTCTCCGGCTTTTTCCTATCATTACAAACTATATTGCTTTAACTCGTCATATACTTTCTTTAACGTTAGTTCGCAGTCCTTAACTAAGCTAGCAGGGAAGTTTTCTTCTTCGCCGTACTCCACGCCGTGTGGGTAGTAGTGCTTTCCTAGAACGGGTTGCTTTAGACGAACTGTTGCTTTTCTGCCATCGATGTCGCCTTCAACAAGTTCACCAAAAACGCGCAAGTAGTATGTACCTTCTTTAACAATATACTTCTTATCGAATGTTACACGCTCATAATCCCATTGCCCATCAATTTCAAGATTATTTTTATTCATAATTTCTTCCATTACTCGTAAATCTGCTACAAGGCCTTTAAGGCCAATATTTTCAACATACATCTGTATATCCCCCTCTATGTTCATCCTGACGAATACGTATACTATTATATCATAAAACAAATCGTTTTTAGTTGCAATGACAACATTGTGTCAACGCTTTCTTTCCTGACTCATATAGGTGACTATAGTGTGTGTCTTCTGTACAATATAAGAAAGTTACCATTTTAGAATAGTTGTTCATCTTGAATAAGTATTCA encodes the following:
- a CDS encoding cytochrome (ubi)quinol oxidase subunit III, with the protein product MDLNTKFTPETWPAHPERATMEAKNKFVGFWLFLGGETILFATLFATYMALKNKGPSGFGFTTQELYTLPLVFVMTMLLLTSSLTSVYAMYHLKSFNFKKMQLWLGITALLGLGFLMLEVYEFSHYVQLGFTFSNSAFSSAFYTLVGTHGFHVAIGLVWITLLIFRNSKRGLNLYNATKYYTFSLYWHFIDVVWVFIFTVVYLMGVIG
- a CDS encoding cytochrome C oxidase subunit IV family protein; this encodes MSEVQMIKRSPAEQSLSQRRAKEAMRSQVAMFSLMIFLTLVSFSMVFAHLNDVPGFSKFFIIPTLFLFAAVQVGLQLYYFMHMNEKGHGIPQMFMFTGAMLGFLLPLTFVTIVWW
- the ctaG gene encoding cytochrome c oxidase assembly factor CtaG, producing the protein MPLSIFGFRALWSPYFLIAIALGIVLYYLVTVKWRDRFEGSQPLTKTQAVYFLTSMVLLYIVKGSPMDLIGHILFSVHMAQMAILLLIVAPFFIIGIPNWVWERLLSFTIFKKIFMLLTKPLVSLLLFTFMFSMYHYPLILDQVKLSLPLHTIFTITLFFSAICLWWPVVNTVKGQPQLHGLKKIGYVILSALLITPACSLIIFVDVPVYETYSSGEAWLQAMALCVPSGTLAGLSGLGISGPELFTNMPTLYDQQLGGILMKVIQEIVYVVIIGRIFLSWSQYEKDNADEITRQDLLERHNLTMHG
- a CDS encoding DUF420 domain-containing protein, yielding MGLPLLPTISTIFIIFSAILVAIGWNLIRQRKIEAHKKTMIAAAVFAVLFLIIYISRTVLIGNTAFGGPDELKTYYTVFLIFHIILATTGAVLGVITINAGLKNNLVRHRKIGPVASVIWFFTAITGVAVYLLLYVFYKGGETTSVFKAILGI
- the ytvI gene encoding sporulation integral membrane protein YtvI gives rise to the protein MKLLTKRNIMIAFSVIVLLVIIFFILPVSIPIILALLTALFLDPLVKWVEIRFKWKRKVSVIVNFIVFVGIIVLVLFYTVTTLIGKIVHFTKEIPNYLNSLSSVWIDTQSKLFQYTVGMPEDILAMLENEFNEIIESIRISIITLFSYDRILALISDIPNFLVSFIVFMIALFLFMLELPNLKKTFYFHLTEATAEKVHYMMNRLRFVVVGFVKAQLLVSLIILVVSFIGLLMIIPKYAVVMALVIWIIDVIPILGSIIILAPWSIYQYISGDIAMGTKLAILAVILLVIRRTIEPKVMGSQIGLSPLPTLIAMFIGLKLFGILGFFIGPLLVILFNTAREAGIIKLNFKI
- a CDS encoding YugN family protein, giving the protein MYVENIGLKGLVADLRVMEEIMNKNNLEIDGQWDYERVTFDKKYIVKEGTYYLRVFGELVEGDIDGRKATVRLKQPVLGKHYYPHGVEYGEEENFPASLVKDCELTLKKVYDELKQYSL